In the Pseudoalteromonas sp. A25 genome, ATAAAGAAGCAAAATTCCAGAACCAAGTACTTGAAAAAGTAAAAGCCCACTTAGATGAAGGCTTAACACTCCGTTCATTGCAATTGGAAAAAGAAGAAAAAGAAGCGATTAAGCCAATAAACTTCTTAACCATCAAGCCAACTATGTACATTGCAAACGTGAATGAAGACGGTTTTGAAAATAACCCTTTCCTTGATAAAGTACGTGAAATTGCAGCGGCTGAAGATGCGGTTGTGATCCCAGTATGCGCTGCAATCGAAGCGGAACTTTCAGAACTTGAAGACGAAGATAAACTTGAGTTTATGGAAGACCTTGGTCTTGAAGAGCCAGGGTTAAACCTTGTGATCCGTGGTGGCTACGAATTACTTAAGCTACAAACATACTTCACAGCAGGCGTAAAAGAAGTACGCGCATGGACTATTCCAGTTGGTGCAACTGCGCCACAAGCTGCAGGTAAAATTCACACTGACTTTGAACGCGGCTTTATTCGTGCGCAAACCATTGCTTTTGATGACTACATTCAATATCGTGGTGAAAGTGGTGCAAAAGATGCGGGTAAGTTCCGCCAAGAAGGCAAAGATTACATCGTTAAAGATGGTGATGTACTGAACTTCTTATTCAATGTCTAAAGTACATTAAATCAAAAAGGGCCCCAGAGGCCCTTTTTTGTTTTTGTAGATAAGTATGTTGCTTTACGATAAAACAAACGCGACTACTTTACATACAATCGATTAAAATAGCAGCGGCCAATGACATTAACGTGACCAATTAGGCTATTTAATCTGCAAATAGACACGCTAGGACAGTTTTTTGCAAAAAAGGTGTTGACGACTTTGGGGCATATCAGCATAATACGCCCCGCATCAGCGATGATGAGAAATAAAAAAAAGATGGCTATGTAGCTCAGCTGGTTAGAGCACATCACTCATAATGATGGGGTCCCCTGTTCAAATCAGGGCATAGCCACCATATTTTTTATTACTACCAAACTCATCGATTTAGCTGGTCAACCTTGCGGGGGTGGCGGAATTGGTAGACGCGCTGGATTTAGGTTCCAGTATCTTCGGGTGTGAGAGTTCAAGTCTCTCCCTCCGCACCAACTTCTCGATAAGAAGTAAAATTATCAAACTAAGTAAACGTTGTTGGAGTATCGCCAAGCGGTAAGGCAGCGGGTTTTGATCCCGCCATTCCCAGGTTCAAATCCTGGTACTCCAGCCATGGCTATGTAGCTCAGCTGGTTAGAGCACATCACTCATAATGATGGGGTCCCCTGTTCAAATCAGGGCATAGCCACCATTTACTTACCTCCTGTGCGGGGGTGGCGGAATTGGTAGACGCGCTGGATTTAGGTTCCAGTATCTTCGGGTGTGAGAGTTCAAGTCTCTCCCTCCGCACCATCTCTTAAAGATGTAAAAATTAAGACTCAATCGTTGGGTATCGTCTCGCTACGAAGTAGAAGCGGTAAGGCAGAAGAGAGAGGTTTTGTTCCCTCACTCATCCACCCCCAGATTCAAATCATGGGACCAACACTTTAGATTTGAGTTAATCGTTGGAGTATCGCCAAGCGGTAAGGCAGCGGGTTTTGATCCCGCCATTCCCAGGTTCAAATCCTGGTACTCCAGCCACTCTTTCTACCAATAAGAGTGGAAGATTAAAAACTAGGATTTTTTAAATCCCTCAGTGCGGGGGTGGCGGAATTGGTAGACGCGCTGGATTTAGGTTCCAGTATCTTCGGGTGTGAGAGTTCAAGTCTCTCCCTCCGCACCAACTTCTCGATAAGAAGTAAAATTATCAGACGTAAGTCAACGTTGTTGAAGTGTCGCTTCGCTGCGAAGCAGAAGCGGTAAAGAATAAACGAAGTTTATTCTCGGATTCAAACCTCCGGATCAACAACTGGTTTGAAATACCTTTAGTTGGAGTATCGCCAAGCGGTAAGGCAGCGGGTTTTGATCCCGCCATTCCCAGGTTCAAATCCTGGTACTCCAGCCATGCGGGGGTGGCGGAATTGGTAGACGCGCTGGATTTAGGTTCCAGTATCTTCGGGTGTGAGAGTTCAAGTCTCTCCCTCCGCACCATCTTTCAAAGATGAAAATAAAAGATTTGAATAATCGATTGATGGGTATTGCCTCGCTGTGAAGCAGAAGCGCTAATAAAGAATGAAATTCTTTTAAACCTGAGTCTTTTTAAAGATCTTACATATTGATTTGATTAATCGACTGATGGGTATTGCCTCGCTGTGAAACAGAAGCGGTAATAAAGAATGAAATTCTTTTAAACCTGAGTCTTTTTAAAGATCTTACATATTGATTTGAATAATCGACTGTTGGAGTATCGCCAAGCGGTAAGGCAGCGGGTTTTGATCCCGCCATTCCCAGGTTCAAATCCTGGTACTCCAGCCACTCTATCTACCAATTAAAGTGGAAAGTCGACGCTCTATAAAGCTAGTAGCTTAACTACTCAACATTATGCTTTTGAGCATATCCTGTGATGCGGGGGTGGCGGAATTGGTAGACGCGCTGGATTTAGGTTCCAGTATCTTCGGGTGTGAGAGTTCAAGTCTCTCCCTCCGCACCATCACATAAGTCACCTGCTTTCTTTTACAAAGCTATTTTCTCCTATAATCTCAAAAAGTAACTTACTTTTGAAACTCATAGCCACAAATTTCTTATTCCCATAAAAAAACGGACCTAAGCCCGCTTTATTCGACGTAATTTGATCACCACCCCATTGCATGCTCTAACACTTTGCGTTTTAAAGGTCCTGCTTGATCAGCTATTTTTAATACGCCATTGCGCAATAGCTTTAATGGTGCAACCTCATTTGAAAAACCAAAGTAGCAAGCATCCATCATACTCATCATTGCTAGATTATCACCACGGCGCTTGCGCTCATACGCCTTAAGAGCTTGTGTGCTTCCCATATCCTCTAGAGGTTCCAGACACTCTGCCAGTGCAGCCACGTCTTTAAAGCCTAAGTTCACGCCCTGCCCCGCTAATGGGTTAATGGTATGTGCAGCATCACCTACAAGTACCAATCGTCCCTGACTGTATTGATTGGCATGTTGGCGAGCTAATGGAAAAAGTGCTTTTTGCTCAACCGTAAAATCTCCTGGCAACTCAAAAAAGTGTTCAAGTATTTGCTCTTTTAATTGCTCATTTGAAAAGCTCTGCAAACTTGCCAACTTCGCACCGTCTTGATACCAAATCAAGTTAGCATAAGGCGCCTGCATTGGTAAAAATGCGATAGGGCCCGAGGGCTTAAATTGCTGCCAAGTTTTATACTGCTGAGGGGCATCAAGTTTAATTAAAATGCCCATGCACGCTTGTTGATATTGCCAACCTGTAACGCCAATTCCGGCTAACTGACGAATTTGCGAGCGTCCACCATCTGCCGCTATGATTAAATCGGCTTGGTACGCCTTATCTTCATAATGCAATGTGATTGAGTCAATATTTTGCTCCAAAGCAACTGGCGCTGACTTTACCTGCTCTACTTCAATGCTGTGCTCTGTAAACTGAGCCCACAAACTTGCTTGAATAAGTTTATTTTCAATCAAATGCCCTAAGTGGGTTTGCGAAACCTCTTCTCTATCAAATAACAAAGTGTTGTTTGGCTGCTCGTATGCTTCTAATTGGTGATAGGGTGCAATACGGCTATCTCTTAATAATGGCATAGCACCCAGCTCATCTAACAAGCTTTCAGAGAATCGATTGATAGCCGACACTCGAATATCAATTTGTGCATTGGCTAGTACCTCCTGAGCGTCGATAAGGTGCCTTTCTAGTACAGTAACCTGTGCCCCTTGCTTGGCTAACTTGAGCGCCATTGCAGCACCCACCATACCGCCACCAACAACCACTACCTTGTTTTTCATATTGTTTGCCCTGTCAATTTGAAACAGCTTTATTGTATCTTAACTCTGTGGCTTTTGTCCGTTTGTAATCACCGCAATACGCTTAACCTTGATCCACCTTTTTAAAGTTAAAATCTATACTTGGCTAGTGACCTTTGGTCATATAAAATACGCGTCCTTTAAGCTTTGCGATTGCATGGCGAAATTACCAATTGCGCGACGTTGTGCATTAAAACCGAATTGAAAACGAGGCAATATTTCAATGAGTAAAAAGTTGCATATTAAAACCTGGGGTTGTCAAATGAACGAGTACGACTCTCAGAAAATGGCTGATCTACTGGATGCCACTAACGGCTATCAAATAACAGACGAAGCCGAGCAAGCTGATGTTATCTTACTCAATACCTGTTCAATTCGTGAAAAGGCGCAAGAGAAAGTGTTTCACCAACTCGGTCGTTGGAAACTGTTAAAAGACGACAACCCAGACTTGGTGATTGGTGTGGGTGGCTGTGTAGCATCGCAAGAAGGTGACACCATTCGCCAGCGTGCGCCATTTGTAGATATCGTGTTTGGCCCGCAAACACTGCATCGTCTACCTGAGATGATTAAGCAAGTGCAAAGCAAGCAAGGCGCTGTAGTTGATATTTCATTCCCTGAAATTGAAAAGTTCGATCGCCTGCCCGAACCAAAGGCTGAAGGCCCAAGCGCATTTGTATCCATTATGGAAGGTTGTTCAAAGTACTGTACGTTCTGTGTTGTGCCATATACTCGCGGTGAAGAAGTAAGCCGCCCACTGGATGATGTCCTACTAGAAGTAGCACAGTTGGCAGAGCAAGGTGTACGAGAAGTAAACCTACTTGGCCAAAACGTCAATGCATACCGTGGTGAAACACACGATGGTGAAACATGTTATTTCTCTGATTTACTGCGTTACGTTGCCGCAATAGACGGTATCGATCGTATTCGTTACACCACATCACACCCTGTCGAGTTTACGCCAGATATCATCGAAGCCTATGCAGATGTACCAGAGCTTGTAGACCACTTGCATCTACCAGTGCAAAGTGGTTCAGATCGTATTTTGAACCTGATGAAACGTGGCCATACCGCACTTGAGTACAAGTCAACTATTCGTAAGCTACGTAAAATCCGCCCGAATTTAAGTATGTCGTCTGATTTCATCATCGGTTTCCCAGGTGAAACGGCTGCCGATTTTGAAGCAACCATGAACCTTATCAATGACATTGGCTTTGATATGAGCTTTAGCTTTATTTATTCAGCACGACCAGGCACGCCCGCTGCCGACTTACCGGATGATGTCTCAGAGCAAGAAAAGAAAGAGCGCTTGTACATATTACAAAATCGTATCAACCAAATGGCACAAGATATTAGCCGTAAGATGTTTGATACCGAGCAACGTATATTAGTCGAGGGTCCCTCTAAAAAGAACCCAATGGAACTAAGAGGCCGTACCGAAAATAACCGAGTGGTTAACTTTGAGGGTCCACATTCAGTGATCGGTCAGTTTGTTGATGTACGTATAACCGAGGCGTTACCAAACTCTTTACGTGGCGAACTTATTCGTACAGAATCAGAAATGAACTTGCGTAAGGATGTTGCACCGGCCGAGATTTTAAGCCGAGCACCAGTAGAGCCAGAAGCTGATGAGATAGGTGTAACTACTTTTACACCGTAAACACATTGACTGCGCCAGCCCATGCTGGCGCGCTTGTTACAGGAAGCCATTTTGAGTAGTCAGATAAAGAATATAGAGTTTTACCTAGAACCTGCCGATAACAACCGCCTTTCATCACTGTGTGGTCCTTTTGATGAGAACATAAAACAAATAGAACGCAGATTAGGGGTAGAAGTTGCCCATCGTGATAATTGGTTTAAAGTAACAGGGCAGCCTGCGCAAGCCAAAGCTGCTATGGACATTTTGAAGTCTTTATACGTAGATACTCAACCTTTGCGCGGTCAAATTAACGAGATAGAGCCAGATAACGTACACTTAGCCATTAGTGAAGCGAATGTGTTAGAACAAGATGCTCCTGCTGTTTGGGAGCAAGAAGTTTACATTAAAACCCGCCGTGGTGTAGTTAAGCCTCGAAACCCAAATCAAAGCCAATATGTGGCAAATATACTAAGCCATGACATTTGTTTTGGCATTGGGCCTGCCGGAACAGGTAAAACTTATCTTGCCGTTGCAGCTGCAGTTGATGCCCTAGAGCGACAGGAAATTCGCCGTATATTACTTACTCGCCCCGCAGTTGAAGCCGGCGAGAAACTCGGCTTCTTACCGGGTGACCTTACTCAAAAAATAGACCCTTATTTACGCCCACTCTATGACGCGCTATTTGAAATGCTTGGTTTTGAAAAAGTTGAGCGCCTGATTGAGAAGAATGTTATTGAGGTCGCACCTCTTGCCTACATGCGTGGTCGAACCTTGAATGACGCATTTATTATTTTAGATGAAAGCCAAAACACCACTACAGAGCAGATGAAAATGTTCTTGACGCGTATCGGCTTCAACTCAAAGGCTGTAATTACGGGCGATATCACACAAATTGATTTGCCCCGCGGCGCTCGCTCAGGGCTACGCCACGCCATCGAAGTGCTCAGTGACGTAGAAGAAATTTCATTTAACTTCTTTAAATCTCATGATGTTGTGCGCCACCCTGTTGTGGCACGAATTGTTGAAGCATACGAGAAAAAAGAAGAAGCTGAACGCAAAGAAAAGGCACTTAAAGAACAAGCCTACAGACAAGCCAAAGAGCAAGATAAATGAGCGTAGACGTAGATTTACAGATTGCTTGTGAGTTTGAAGATTTGCCATCTCAAGCTCAGTTTGAGCTATGGGCAAGTAAAGCATTGCAACCCTACTTAGAGCATAGCGAACTGACCATTCGAATAGCGGATGAGCACGAGAGCCAAGAGCTGAACCATCAATATCGTGGCAAGAATAAGCCAACCAACGTGCTATCGTTTCCATTTGAAGCACCACCGGGGATTGAGTTGCCACTAGTAGGCGATTTAATTATTTGCCCACAGGTTGTGAAGCAAGAAGCAATAGAGCAAGAAAAGTCTTTTCATGAGCATTTCGCCCATATGGTGATTCACGGTTGCTTGCATTTACTTGGCTTTGACCATATAAATGAACAAGACGCTATGGAAATGGAAAGTCTGGAAAAAGAATTTTTAGCGACGTTGGGAATTAGCGACCCCTACCGCGACGATTTGTAACCATTTTATGGCCAAATAACATCTTTATCTTTTTGATATTTTACGGAGTAAAACACGACAATGAGCGACGATAACTCGCAGAGTAGCCAGGGTTCTTCTGGCAAAACCTGGTTGGGACGCATCACGCAGATGCTGCAAGGGGAACCCCAAAACAAAGAAGAGTTGGTAGAAGTCATTGCTGATGCTCAGGAGCGCGATTTAATCGACCCTGAGACTAAGGATATGATGGAAGGTGTATTAGGTGTCTCTGAGCTTAAGGTTCGTGACATTATGATCCCTCGATCACAGATGATCACACTTGACGTAGACGAATCATTGGAGCAACAGCTACCTACGATGGTTGAGTCTTCGCACTCTCGCTTTCCTGTTATCTGTGAAGATAAAGACCACGTTGAAGGTATTTTATTGGCAAAAGATTTATTGCCTTTAATTTTGAATAAAGATGAAAACTTACCTGCGATCCGAGAATATTTGCGTCCCGCAATTGTGGTCCCAGAAAGTAAACGCGTTGATGCATTACTCAATGAGTTTCGTCAAAAACGCTACCATATGGCCATTGTTGTTGATGAGTATGGCGGCGTATCAGGTCTTGTTACCATTGAAGACATTCTTGAAATCATTGTCGGTGAAATTGAAGATGAACATGATGACGATGAAGATCAGCAAGATATTCGTCAGTTATCAAAGCACACTTATGTAGTCCAGGCTTTGACACCACTGGATGAGTTCAATGAATTTTTCAAAACTGGCTATGACACACAAGAAGCAGACACCATCGGGGGCATAATCTTGCACGCCTTTGGACACATGCCTAGCCGTGGTGAAACGATTGATATCGAGCCGCTGCAATTCAAAGTGACCAATTCAGATAACCGTCGTATTATCCAACTTCAAGTCACTGTTCCTAAATCAGAAGATGGCGACGACGAAGCTGAGTAAAATAGCATCCTTTTTATGTGATAAGCGAGCATGGCTAGCATTACTTGCTGGCTTTTCGCTTACTTTTGCCTACGCCCCTTTTAATCTCTGGCCTTTGGTGTTTGTCGCCATTGCGCTTGGCTGTTACGTCACTGACACAGCGTCGTGCAAGCAAGCTGGAAAATATGGCTTCATTTTTGGTTTTGGGTGGTTTGCACTTGGCATAAGCTGGGTGCATGTCTCTATTGCTCAGTTTGGTGGCTTGCCTCTTGCTGTGTCTTTGTTGCTCATGGCATTACTGTGTGGGTATCTTGCGCTTTACCCCATGTGTGCCTTTATGCTGGCCAGCAAATTCCATCGTAGCCCATGGCAACGTGTTGTTATGTTAGTTGTGGGATTTGCCATTTTTGAATATTTACGAGGCAAGTTGCTCACCGGTTTTCCATGGCTTAGCTTCGGCTACACCCTCACTGACAGTCCAATAAATCAACTCGCTCCAATCATTGGAGAGGCGGGTCTTACGCTAGTATGTGTTTTAATTGGCGCATCTTTTTATTACATAGCCAAACTCAAAACGTTTAAACCTGTGCTAGCTTTGGCACTGTTTAGTATCTTCTGCTTAGCGGGTACTTTGCTTATCGACAAACCCCAACATGCACAAAAGAGTATTACGACCTTGCTAGTACAAGGCAATATTCAACAAAGCTTGCGTTGGGAGCCTGAGCACTTTTGGCCAACCATGTCTAAATATAGAGATATGACACGGCCCTACTGGCACGATGTAGATCTAGTGCTTTGGCCTGAAGCCGCTATCCCTGAGATAGAAGACTTTGCAACCCCTTTTTTAAAAGAGCTCGACAAAGCAGCTGCATTTAATAGCACCGCCCTTATCACTGGGATCCCTGATTACCAACTGAATAGTAAAACCGTTTTTAATACTTTAATTGTGCTTGGTAAAAAGACCGCCGAAGACCCTCAAGGACATTACCAATATTTACATTCTAACCGCTATCAAAAACACCAGCTATTGCCCATCGGAGAGTTTGTGCCGTTTGAAGATATCCTTAGGCCGCTTGCACCCTTGTTCAACTTAGCAATGTCTTCATTTACTCGAGGTGAGCGAATACAAGACAATTTAGTGGCGAATGGATTACATATTTTACCCGCGATTTGCTATGAAATAGCCTTTAGCGAACTGGTGTTAGATAACTTTAACGAGCAATCTGATATCTTGTTTACGGTAAGCAATGACGCATGGTTTGGCGATTCTCATGGCCCACATCAACATATGCAAATTGCTCGTATGCGCGCACTAGAATTACAACGCCCGCTGCTTAGAGCCACAAATAATGGTATCACCGGCGTATACGACCCAATCAACAAAAAGCAACAAAGTATCGCCCAGTTTGAAGCTGGAGTACTGAAATCGGATATTAAATTAATTTCCGGAACTAGTGTTTACAGTCGGCTAGGACATACCCCAGTTTGGATTTTTGTTTTGCTTGCAGGGTTAACTGTTATAGGCGCTCGGTGCACCCCCAGGCTCAAACGCCACTTTGAAAGAAGCCTTTTTTAGTCTGATTGAAGATTTCGTTTTTCTCTGCGCACTTTCTTCTTTTCCACATACCAGTTAGTGCATCGCGCTAGTGCAGTATTGGTTTGCATTCACCCTATTTTGGTGCAAAACATCAATTTGAAAAGTATAGTAATTCACAACCATATGAATTATATATAAATTAATAGTTGGTATGGTTCTTTCTACTATTAGTCATCAATCACAATACAATAAGGTGGTTATCATGTATGACTTGTATCAAACTCTTTACCTATTATGGCACTTAGACGTTAGTATTTGGCAGATCCATGACACCCAGCAACCAGTTAGGCGCTTAAGGAGTTAACTATGCGCTCAATCTCTCCCACGCACCCTTTGGTGTTAGAGGCTGTTCACAAGGTACTTAGTGAGCAGTTTTCAATCTCAGAGGCTGCAGAACAATATGCGCTACCTAAGCGCACCTTGTATGATGCGGTGCGTCTTGCTCAGGCTAAACCAAAACAACAAAGTGATAAGTTAAAGGCAACTAAACACTTATTAGAACAACACTTGAAAGAAATCGAACAAACATTGCGCGGATTGCAACATTCATGAATATAAACGTAGTAGAAATAATTCAACCTGAGCAAATCAAGACTCTTCAAACGCAGCTTATTGAGTTGTTGGGGGCATGCATAAATGAAGGTGCATCATTGGGGTTTTATGCGCCAGCAGATACGCAGCAACTAACGTCCTATTGGCAAGATACCGAAGCTTCAGTGGCGCAAAACAAACGCTGCCTTTATGCAGTTTTTCATGGTGACACGCTGATTGCCTCTGTACAACTTGTTCCATGCCAAAAGCAAAATGGTCAACATCGCGCTGAAGTGGAAAAGCTCATTGTTCACCCACAAGCCCAACGACAAGGGCTTGCCCGAAAATTGATGGCTGCGTTAGAGGCTGACGCTTTGCAAAAAGGGCTGAAGTTATTATTTCTCGACACACAAACCGGTGACAAATCTGAGCTTTTCTATCAAGCGCTTGGCTATATTAAATCGGGCGAGATCCCAAAGTTTGTCACCGATAGCAATGGTACATTTAGCAGTACCAGCTATTACTATAAACTCCTATAGATAATCATTGCTAGCTGGGGCTATTTCCCTCCAGCTAAATCAATAAAACTGCCCGTGACATAGCTGGCTTCATCGCTTAACAGCCATGCGATAGCATTGGCAACTTCTTCACTGGTGCCACCACGTTTCAATGGTAATAGGGAAGCGAGACGCTCAACACGCGCAGGCTCACCGCCATCGGCATGGATATCGGTATAGATACAACCAGGTCTCACACAGTTAACTCTAATACCGCTGTCAGCTAATTCCAACGACAAACCAGTGGTAAAACTATCTATGGCACCTTTGGATGCGGCATAGTCAACATATTCGTTGGCCCCACCTAAGCGCGATGCAGCTGAAGACACATTAACAATAGCGCATCGATTGGTATCATGATGCGCTCTAAAGTGTTTAATGGCTTCTCGGGCACAAATAAAATACGGGGTCACGTTTTGCATCAAAATAGCATTAATACGCTCAGCACTCATTTGCTCTACGCGCATTTGGGTTTGCAAAACGCCAACATTGTTTACCAAATGACTGACCGGGCCCAACTGCGCTTGAACTTGTGAAAACAAATCAACTACGGCCTTTTCATCACTAATATCAGCTTGAAAAAGAGCACCTTGGCCACCGCTTATACGTATTTTTTCCAGTACTGAGGAAGCCGCCTCAGTGTTGCTTTTATAGTTTATAGCAACTTTGTAACCCTGTGATGCTAATTGAATAGCGCTAGCCGCACCAATTCCACGGCTAGCACCAGTGATCAAAACAACTTTATTCAAAATAACACCCCCACATTAAGCTTATTGGGGTCAATGTACACAACGACAGCTAAGATTAAAACTGATATCTAAATGCAATAGAAGCTGCTGCTTCGTTTTCCTTACTTGCCCTTTGTTCACCATAACCCGCCATTGCGCGCATTTTCCAACCACTTTCATGATACGCCCTCGAGAAAGAATAACTGTAACTCACTCCCAGTCCATAAACACTTTTCTCATCAAATGCTTGTGAAATAGCAGAGCCTAGAGCACAACCTAATATTCCACCAATAGATGGGTCTTTATCTTTTTCACACTCGGCTTCGCGATTACTTGCTTTTATGCCTACAGCTCCCACCACTAGCCCTAATGCATGCTTATCGTTGTCACTAACAACTCTTTCCCAACCAAAAGTGAATCCAACATCGAAACTTTGCCCAACCTGAAAGTACAGCCCGCCATCATCAGAATAACTACCAATTTCAGCATTTAAGACATATGGAAAACCAACACCAAGAGAGTAACCCATTGTACTCTCTGAAGAGTTCGCATTCGCACTTGATGCATATACACTTGTTATAAAAGCAAATGTTAAGGCAAGTTTGTTCATTTCATTTCCTTGAGATCGTTAAAGTAACAAGGTTCCTTTTGAAGGAACACAGACTGTTAAAATATACTCTCGTACCTGATTTCAAGCAATGAAATAAATGTAACAATTGTTAGCACCCACGCGATAGACAATCTATTTTGCATATTTCCAAAATTTTTCTTGCATCAAAAAAAAACAGCAACTAATATCCGACTGCTTCTTGATGATAGCCAATCCGAGTACATCACACTTAGCGTGTGGCAAGGCGATAGAGCAACTATCCAAGAGTGACTTTGACTGCGTATTTACGCGCTTATTGACGCTCAACTTTTCAACTTCATTTGAAATTAGTTTGGAAAGTTTGTTTCTATTTTTGGAGGCTCTTATGGCTAACTCGGCGTTGGATTTTTCTGCTTTTTCATCTTCAGCTCTTAGTGCTGAACAAATTCACCTAATTGAAACTTCGGTTGCGCAATTTGGTGCGCCATTACTTTTACTAGACTGTGATGTCGTTCGCCAACAATACCGTGAACTGGCAAGTGCTTTACCTAATGTCACTTTACACTTTGCGCTAAAGCCACTTCCTCATGAAGCGGTGGTGCGCACATTGCTAGCGGAAGGTGCCAGTTTTGATTTAGCCACCAGCGGTGAAGTAGATTTGGTCGCATGCCAAGGTGTGCCTGCAGAGAAAACCATTCACACCCACCCAATTAAGCGCGATAAAGATATTCTTGATGCGCTTGATTACGGCTGCACTGTGTTTGTGGTGGATAACCTCAATGAATTAGACAAGTTTATTGCCTACAAAGATCAAGTTGAACTGTTGGTGCGTTTAAGCTTTCGTAACGCAGATGCATTTGCTGACTTATCGAAAAAGTTTGGTTGTAGCCCTGCTATGGCCATTGAGATCATTACTCAAGCGCAGCAGCTCGGTATTCGTATTAAAGGTTTATCGTTTCATGTTGGCTCGCAAACAAGCAGCCCGCAAAAATATGTGGATGCTATTTTGGCTTGCAAGCAAGTAATGGAGAATGTGGTCGCACTTGGGTTACCCGCGCTTAGTACCCTAGATATTGGCGGTGGTTTCCCTGTGAGTTACTCAAAGCAAGTAACTCCTATTGATGAGTTTTGCTTACCTATCAATGAAGC is a window encoding:
- a CDS encoding PhoH family protein, which encodes MSSQIKNIEFYLEPADNNRLSSLCGPFDENIKQIERRLGVEVAHRDNWFKVTGQPAQAKAAMDILKSLYVDTQPLRGQINEIEPDNVHLAISEANVLEQDAPAVWEQEVYIKTRRGVVKPRNPNQSQYVANILSHDICFGIGPAGTGKTYLAVAAAVDALERQEIRRILLTRPAVEAGEKLGFLPGDLTQKIDPYLRPLYDALFEMLGFEKVERLIEKNVIEVAPLAYMRGRTLNDAFIILDESQNTTTEQMKMFLTRIGFNSKAVITGDITQIDLPRGARSGLRHAIEVLSDVEEISFNFFKSHDVVRHPVVARIVEAYEKKEEAERKEKALKEQAYRQAKEQDK
- the ybeY gene encoding rRNA maturation RNase YbeY, giving the protein MSVDVDLQIACEFEDLPSQAQFELWASKALQPYLEHSELTIRIADEHESQELNHQYRGKNKPTNVLSFPFEAPPGIELPLVGDLIICPQVVKQEAIEQEKSFHEHFAHMVIHGCLHLLGFDHINEQDAMEMESLEKEFLATLGISDPYRDDL
- a CDS encoding FAD-dependent oxidoreductase yields the protein MKNKVVVVGGGMVGAAMALKLAKQGAQVTVLERHLIDAQEVLANAQIDIRVSAINRFSESLLDELGAMPLLRDSRIAPYHQLEAYEQPNNTLLFDREEVSQTHLGHLIENKLIQASLWAQFTEHSIEVEQVKSAPVALEQNIDSITLHYEDKAYQADLIIAADGGRSQIRQLAGIGVTGWQYQQACMGILIKLDAPQQYKTWQQFKPSGPIAFLPMQAPYANLIWYQDGAKLASLQSFSNEQLKEQILEHFFELPGDFTVEQKALFPLARQHANQYSQGRLVLVGDAAHTINPLAGQGVNLGFKDVAALAECLEPLEDMGSTQALKAYERKRRGDNLAMMSMMDACYFGFSNEVAPLKLLRNGVLKIADQAGPLKRKVLEHAMGW
- the ychF gene encoding redox-regulated ATPase YchF, with translation MGFKCGIVGLPNVGKSTLFNALTKAGIEAANFPFCTIEPNTGVVPVPDNRLNQLAEIVNPQRIIPTTMEFVDIAGLVKGASKGEGLGNQFLANIRETDAIGHVVRCFENENIVHVAGTIDPADDIDVINTELVLADMDAADRAMQRNAKKAKGGDKEAKFQNQVLEKVKAHLDEGLTLRSLQLEKEEKEAIKPINFLTIKPTMYIANVNEDGFENNPFLDKVREIAAAEDAVVIPVCAAIEAELSELEDEDKLEFMEDLGLEEPGLNLVIRGGYELLKLQTYFTAGVKEVRAWTIPVGATAPQAAGKIHTDFERGFIRAQTIAFDDYIQYRGESGAKDAGKFRQEGKDYIVKDGDVLNFLFNV
- the miaB gene encoding tRNA (N6-isopentenyl adenosine(37)-C2)-methylthiotransferase MiaB, producing the protein MSKKLHIKTWGCQMNEYDSQKMADLLDATNGYQITDEAEQADVILLNTCSIREKAQEKVFHQLGRWKLLKDDNPDLVIGVGGCVASQEGDTIRQRAPFVDIVFGPQTLHRLPEMIKQVQSKQGAVVDISFPEIEKFDRLPEPKAEGPSAFVSIMEGCSKYCTFCVVPYTRGEEVSRPLDDVLLEVAQLAEQGVREVNLLGQNVNAYRGETHDGETCYFSDLLRYVAAIDGIDRIRYTTSHPVEFTPDIIEAYADVPELVDHLHLPVQSGSDRILNLMKRGHTALEYKSTIRKLRKIRPNLSMSSDFIIGFPGETAADFEATMNLINDIGFDMSFSFIYSARPGTPAADLPDDVSEQEKKERLYILQNRINQMAQDISRKMFDTEQRILVEGPSKKNPMELRGRTENNRVVNFEGPHSVIGQFVDVRITEALPNSLRGELIRTESEMNLRKDVAPAEILSRAPVEPEADEIGVTTFTP
- the corC gene encoding CNNM family magnesium/cobalt transport protein CorC (CorC(YbeX) belongs to the Cyclin M Mg2+ Exporter (CNNM) family, and was characterized as belonging to a set of three proteins, at least one of which must be present for CorA to function.); protein product: MSDDNSQSSQGSSGKTWLGRITQMLQGEPQNKEELVEVIADAQERDLIDPETKDMMEGVLGVSELKVRDIMIPRSQMITLDVDESLEQQLPTMVESSHSRFPVICEDKDHVEGILLAKDLLPLILNKDENLPAIREYLRPAIVVPESKRVDALLNEFRQKRYHMAIVVDEYGGVSGLVTIEDILEIIVGEIEDEHDDDEDQQDIRQLSKHTYVVQALTPLDEFNEFFKTGYDTQEADTIGGIILHAFGHMPSRGETIDIEPLQFKVTNSDNRRIIQLQVTVPKSEDGDDEAE